The proteins below are encoded in one region of Saccopteryx leptura isolate mSacLep1 chromosome 1, mSacLep1_pri_phased_curated, whole genome shotgun sequence:
- the CLPP gene encoding ATP-dependent Clp protease proteolytic subunit, mitochondrial → MSGRMWHRILAGATVLAAGRCPVLGPRLAARFPTQRTPETGLALQRSLQTTVARAIPLIPIVVEQTGRGERAYDIYSRLLRERIVCVMGPIDDSVASLVIAQLLFLQSESNKKPIHMYINSPGGLVTSGLAIYDTMQYILNPICTWCVGQAASMGSLLLAAGTPGMRHSLPNSRIMIHQPSGGARGQATDIAIQAEEIMKLKKQLYTIYAKHTKQSLQVIESAMERDRYMSPIEAQEFGILDKVLVHPPQDGEDEPELVQKEPVAAATTAEPAPVST, encoded by the exons ATGAGCGGCAGAATGTGGCACAGAATATTGGCGGGCGCGACCGTGTTGGCGGCAGGCCGGTGCCCCGTGTTGGGGCCTCGCCTCGCCGCCCGCTTCCCCACACAGCGGACGCCCGAGACTGGCCTGGCCTTGCAGCGGAGCTTGCAGACGACGGTGGCCCGGGCTATCCCGCTCATTCCCATCGTGGTGGAGCAGACG GGTCGCGGTGAGCGAGCCTATGACATCTACTCGCGGCTGCTGCGGGAGCGCATTGTGTGTGTCATGGGTCCG ATTGATGACAGTGTGGCCAGCCTGGTTATCGCACAGCTGCTGTTCCTGCAGTCCGAGAGCAACAAGAAGCCCATCCACATGTACATCAACAGCCCTG GCGGCTTGGTGACCTCGGGCCTGGCCATCTACGACACGATGCAGTACATCCTGAACCCCATCTGCACGTGGTGTGTGGGTCAGGCTGCCAGCATGGGCTCCCTGCTTCTCGCTGCGGGCACCCCAGGCATGCGCCACTCGCTCCCCAACTCACGCATCATGATCCACCAGCCCTCTGGGGGCGCCCGG GGCCAAGCCACAGACATAGCCATTCAGGCAGAGGAGATCATGAAACTCAAGAAGCAGCTCTACACCATCTATGCCAAGCACACCAAACAGAGCTTGCAGGTGATTG AGTCGGCCATGGAGAGAGACCGCTACATGAGCCCCATAGAGGCCCAGGAGTTTGGCATCTTAGACAAGGTTCTGGTGCACCCACCTCAGGACGGTGAGGACGAGCCTGAGCTAGTGCAGAAGGAGCCTGTGGCGGCAGCAACGACAGCAGAACCTGCCCCCGTGAGCACCTAA
- the GTF2F1 gene encoding general transcription factor IIF subunit 1 isoform X1: MAAFGPGSQNVTEYVVRVPKNTTKKYNIMAFNAADKVNFATWNQARLERDLSNKKIYQEEEMPESGAGSEFNRKLREEARRKKYGIVLKEFRPEDQPWLLRVNGKSGRKFKGIKKGGVTENTSYYIFTQCPDGAFEAFPVHNWYNFTPLARHRTLTAEEAEEEWERRNKVLNHFSIMQQRRLKDQDQDEEDEEKDKRGRKKASELRIHDLEDDLEMSSDDSEASGEEAGKAPKAKKKVPTGKAGRKKKKKGSDDEAFEDSDDGDFEGQEVDYMSDGSSSSEEELEGKPKVTQQEEGPKGVDEQSDSSEESEEEKPPEEEKEEEEEKKAPTPQEKKRKRDSSDESDSSEESDIDSEASSALFMAKKKTPPKRERKPSGGSSRGNSRPGTPSTESANTSSTLRAAASKLEQGKRTNETAAKRLRLDTGPQSLSGKSTPQPQSGKSTPSSGDVQVTEDAVRRYLTRKPMTTKDLLKKFQTKKTGLSSEQTVNVLAQILKRLNPERKMINDKMHFSLKE, encoded by the exons ATGGCGGCCTTT GGCCCCGGCAGTCAGAATGTCACTGAGTACGTCGTTCGAGTTCCCAA aaatacaaccaaaaaatataacatcatgGCCTTCAATGCAGCTGATAAAGTCAACTTCGCTACTTGGAATCAA GCCCGGCTAGAGCGAGACCTGAGCAACAAGAAGATTTACCAAGAGGAAGAGATGCCCGAGTCAGGCGCGGGCAGCGAATTCAACCGCAAGCTTCGGGAGGAGGCTCGGAGGAAGAAGTATGGCATTGTCCTCAAGGAGTTCCGGCCCGAGGACCAGCCCTGGTTGCTCCGAGTCAATGGCAAATCGGGCAGGAA GTTCAAGGGTATAAAGAAGGGAGGTGTGACAGAGAACACGTCTTACTATATATTCACCCAGTGCCCCGATGGGGCCTTTGAGGCTTTCCCCGTGCATAACTGGTACAACTTCACACCGCTGGCCCGGCACCGTACACTCACCGCAGAGGAGGCCGAGGAGGAATGGGAGAG GAGGAACAAAGTCCTGAACCACTTCAGTATCATGCAGCAGCGGCGGCTCAAGGACCAGGACCAagatgaggaggatgaggagaaggaCAAGCGTGGCCGCAAGAAGGCCAGTGAGCTGCGCATCCACGACCTGGAGGATGACCTGGAGATGTCATCCGATGACAGCGAGGCCAGTGGCGAGGAGG CTGGCAAAGCTCCCAAGGCCAAGAAGAAGGTGCCCACGGGTAAGGCGGGccggaagaagaagaagaagggctcAGATGACGAGGCCTTTGAGGACAGTGACGACGGGGACTTTGAGGGCCAGGAGGTGGACTACATGTCTGATGGTTCCAG CAGCTCTGAAGAAGAGCTGGagggcaagcccaaggtcacccagcaggAGGAGGGCCCCAAGGGCGTGGATGAGCAGAGTGATAGCAGTGAGGAAAGTGAGGAGGAGAAGCCGcctgaagaggagaaggaggaggaggaggagaagaaggcacCCACACCGCAGGAGAAGAAGCGGAAGAGAG ACAGCAGTGATGAGTCTGACAGCTCAGAAGAGAGTGACATCGACAGCGAGGCCTCCTCAGCCCTCTTCATGGCT AAAAAGAAGACACCTCCCAAAAGAGAACGGAAGCCATCAGGGGGTAGCTCGAGAGGCAATAGCCGGCCAGGCACACCCAGCACAGAGAGTGCTAACACCTCCTCCACACTTCGGGCGGCCGCCAGCAAGCTAGAACAGG GAAAGCGGACAAATGAGACGGCAGCCAAGCGGCTGCGGCTGGACACTGGGCCCCAGAGCCTGTCTGGGAAGTCAACCCCTCAGCCCCAATCTGGGAAGTCAACCCCCAGCAGTGG TGATGTGCAGGTGACAGAAGATGCCGTGCGCCGCTACCTGACGCGGAAGCCCATGACCACCAAGGATCTGCTGAAAAAGTTCCAGACCAAAAAGACAGGGCTGAGCAGCGAGCAGACGGTGAATGTGCTTGCCCAGATCCTCAAGCGCCTCAACCCTGAGCGCAAGATGATCAAcgataagatgcacttttccctTAAGGAGTGA
- the ALKBH7 gene encoding alpha-ketoglutarate-dependent dioxygenase alkB homolog 7, mitochondrial — MSGGMWLALRTLSGPGWVRGSSPAVLRRLRDSAVVRPGFLSAEEEETLSRELEPELHRRRYEFDHWDSAIHGFRETEKSRWSEASRAILRRVQETAFGPGQTLLPSVHVLDLEPRGYIKPHVDSIKFCGATIAGLSLLSPSVMRLVHTQEPGEWLELLLEPGSLYILRDSARYDYSHEILRDEESFFGERRVPRGRRISVICRSLPKGMRPGEPGLPPPAC, encoded by the exons ATGTCCGGGGGTATGTGGCTGGCATTGCGGACGTTGTCCGGGCCTGGCTGGGTGAGGGGCTCAAGCCCCGCGGTGCTGAGACGCCTGCGGGACTCGGCTGTGGTGCGGCCCGGTTTCCTGAGCGCGGAAGAGGAAGAGACTCTGAGCCGCGAGCTGGAGCCGGAGCTGCATCGCCGCCGCTACGAATTCGACCACTGGGACTCG GCCATCCATGGCTTCcgagagacagaaaaatcacGCTGGTCAGAGGCAAGCCGGGCCATCCTGAGGCGTGTGCAGGAGActgcctttggccctggccagaccCTGCTGCCCTCAGTGCATGTGCTGGACTTGGAACCTCGGGGTTACATCAAGCCACATGTGGACAGCATCAAG TTCTGCGGAGCCACCATTGCTGGTCTGTCCCTGCTGTCTCCCAGTGTCATGCGACTGGTACACACCCAGGAGCCAGGGGAATGGCTTGaactcttgctggagccaggctCCCTGTACATCCTTAG AGACTCAGCTCGTTATGACTACTCCCATGAGATCCTTCGGGATGAAGAGTCCTTTTTTGGGGAACGGAGGGTTCCCCGGGGCCGACGCATCTCCGTGATCTGCCGCTCCCTCCCTAAGGGGATGAGGCCAGGGGAGCCCGGACTGCCACCCCCAGCCTGCTGA
- the GTF2F1 gene encoding general transcription factor IIF subunit 1 isoform X2, with protein MAAFGPGSQNVTEYVVRVPKNTTKKYNIMAFNAADKVNFATWNQARLERDLSNKKIYQEEEMPESGAGSEFNRKLREEARRKKYGIVLKEFRPEDQPWLLRVNGKSGRKFKGIKKGGVTENTSYYIFTQCPDGAFEAFPVHNWYNFTPLARHRTLTAEEAEEEWERRNKVLNHFSIMQQRRLKDQDQDEEDEEKDKRGRKKASELRIHDLEDDLEMSSDDSEASGEEAGKAPKAKKKVPTGKAGRKKKKKGSDDEAFEDSDDGDFEGQEVDYMSDGSSSEEELEGKPKVTQQEEGPKGVDEQSDSSEESEEEKPPEEEKEEEEEKKAPTPQEKKRKRDSSDESDSSEESDIDSEASSALFMAKKKTPPKRERKPSGGSSRGNSRPGTPSTESANTSSTLRAAASKLEQGKRTNETAAKRLRLDTGPQSLSGKSTPQPQSGKSTPSSGDVQVTEDAVRRYLTRKPMTTKDLLKKFQTKKTGLSSEQTVNVLAQILKRLNPERKMINDKMHFSLKE; from the exons ATGGCGGCCTTT GGCCCCGGCAGTCAGAATGTCACTGAGTACGTCGTTCGAGTTCCCAA aaatacaaccaaaaaatataacatcatgGCCTTCAATGCAGCTGATAAAGTCAACTTCGCTACTTGGAATCAA GCCCGGCTAGAGCGAGACCTGAGCAACAAGAAGATTTACCAAGAGGAAGAGATGCCCGAGTCAGGCGCGGGCAGCGAATTCAACCGCAAGCTTCGGGAGGAGGCTCGGAGGAAGAAGTATGGCATTGTCCTCAAGGAGTTCCGGCCCGAGGACCAGCCCTGGTTGCTCCGAGTCAATGGCAAATCGGGCAGGAA GTTCAAGGGTATAAAGAAGGGAGGTGTGACAGAGAACACGTCTTACTATATATTCACCCAGTGCCCCGATGGGGCCTTTGAGGCTTTCCCCGTGCATAACTGGTACAACTTCACACCGCTGGCCCGGCACCGTACACTCACCGCAGAGGAGGCCGAGGAGGAATGGGAGAG GAGGAACAAAGTCCTGAACCACTTCAGTATCATGCAGCAGCGGCGGCTCAAGGACCAGGACCAagatgaggaggatgaggagaaggaCAAGCGTGGCCGCAAGAAGGCCAGTGAGCTGCGCATCCACGACCTGGAGGATGACCTGGAGATGTCATCCGATGACAGCGAGGCCAGTGGCGAGGAGG CTGGCAAAGCTCCCAAGGCCAAGAAGAAGGTGCCCACGGGTAAGGCGGGccggaagaagaagaagaagggctcAGATGACGAGGCCTTTGAGGACAGTGACGACGGGGACTTTGAGGGCCAGGAGGTGGACTACATGTCTGATGGTTCCAG CTCTGAAGAAGAGCTGGagggcaagcccaaggtcacccagcaggAGGAGGGCCCCAAGGGCGTGGATGAGCAGAGTGATAGCAGTGAGGAAAGTGAGGAGGAGAAGCCGcctgaagaggagaaggaggaggaggaggagaagaaggcacCCACACCGCAGGAGAAGAAGCGGAAGAGAG ACAGCAGTGATGAGTCTGACAGCTCAGAAGAGAGTGACATCGACAGCGAGGCCTCCTCAGCCCTCTTCATGGCT AAAAAGAAGACACCTCCCAAAAGAGAACGGAAGCCATCAGGGGGTAGCTCGAGAGGCAATAGCCGGCCAGGCACACCCAGCACAGAGAGTGCTAACACCTCCTCCACACTTCGGGCGGCCGCCAGCAAGCTAGAACAGG GAAAGCGGACAAATGAGACGGCAGCCAAGCGGCTGCGGCTGGACACTGGGCCCCAGAGCCTGTCTGGGAAGTCAACCCCTCAGCCCCAATCTGGGAAGTCAACCCCCAGCAGTGG TGATGTGCAGGTGACAGAAGATGCCGTGCGCCGCTACCTGACGCGGAAGCCCATGACCACCAAGGATCTGCTGAAAAAGTTCCAGACCAAAAAGACAGGGCTGAGCAGCGAGCAGACGGTGAATGTGCTTGCCCAGATCCTCAAGCGCCTCAACCCTGAGCGCAAGATGATCAAcgataagatgcacttttccctTAAGGAGTGA
- the PSPN gene encoding persephin, which yields MATGRVLLSSLLLLSLQLGHGGGPGAPVVEGTHSSEQAADLETWEPHLGARLRRAPVGPCQLWSLTLPVAQLGLGYASEEKIIFRYCAGSCPRGARTQHGLTLAWLRSQGRAHGGPCCRPTRYADVAFLDDHHHWQWLPQLSAAACGCGG from the exons ATGGCCACAGGAAGAGTCCTGCTCAGCTCTCTGCTGCTCCTGTCCCTGCAACTGGGCCATGGCGGGGGCCCTGGTGCTCCAGTGGTGGAGGGCACACATTCATCTGAACAAGCAGCAGACTTAGAGACCTGGGAGCCACATCTGG GTGCCCGCCTGCGCCGAGCCCCAGTGGGTCCGTGCCAGCTGTGGAGCTTGACCCTGCCGGTGGCACAGCTAGGCCTGGGCTATGCTTCAGAGGAGAAGATCATCTTCCGCTACTGTGCTGGCAGTTGTCCTCGAGGTGCCCGCACCCAGCATGGCCTGACGCTGGCCTGGCTGCGGAGCCAGGGCAGAGCACATGGTGGACCCTGCTGCCGGCCCACTCGCTACGCTGATGTGGCCTTCCTGGATGACCACCACCACTGGCAGTGGCTGCCTCAGCTCTCGGCAGCTGCCTGTGGCTGCGGTGGCTGa